The following proteins are encoded in a genomic region of Arachis stenosperma cultivar V10309 chromosome 4, arast.V10309.gnm1.PFL2, whole genome shotgun sequence:
- the LOC130975139 gene encoding uncharacterized protein LOC130975139, which yields MVKKAKKTPEFDLNMLQVFKKVEVTIPLFDAILQIPKYAKFLKDLCTHKDRIGELETLSLGNSISSLMEPIPKKCGDLRPCLVSCCIGGRTFLDCMCDLGACVSIMLLSIFVRLNLAPLKKSAARFSLADKSVITVTGIAEDVLMAIEDLVFPVDFYILEMPPTENRSSSSVLLGRPFLKTSKFKLDAFTGTYSFEVEDKTIKFNLEEAMKHPLEEHSVLRCDVIDEVVAEVREEDHNKLCYHIVEETDDQEGEHEKFVENELHELDEKEPQLEAKSELKPLPSHLKYAFLEDNQKFLVIIASELSSEEEEKLLDVLRKYKKAIGWSLADIVGIDPRKCMHRIFLQEGARLVRQLQRRLNPTILDVVKKEVTRLLDAGIIYPISDSEWVSPVQVVPKKSGITAVKKDDGEVVTKRVQNAWRVCIDYRRLNAATRKDHYPLPFIDQMLDRLAGKSHYCFLDGFTGYFQIYIAPEDQENTTFTCPFGTFAYKRMPFGLCNAPATFQRCMTNVFSDLMKNCLEVFMDDFSVYGTSFDCFLENLAKVLARCVDTNLVLNFEKCHFMVRQGIVLGHVVSHEGISVDPAKVDVITTLPYPSSVREVRLFLGHAGFYRRFIKDFRKIALPLSRLLQKDVDFEFDSECVKDFKELRSVLTMTPIVRGSRAI from the coding sequence ATGGTGAAGAAAGCAAAGAAAACACCGGAATTTGATTTGAACATGCTTCAAGTGTTCAAGAAGGTTGAGGTAACCATACCACTTTTTGATGCTATTTTACAAATTCCAAAGTAtgcaaaatttttgaaagactTGTGTACACACAAAGATAGGATAGGAGAATTGGAGACATTATCCTTGGGTAATTCAATTTCTTCCTTGATGGAACCTATTCCAAAGAAATGTGGTGACCTTAGGCCTTGTTTGGTGTCTTGTTGTATTGGTGGACGCACTTTTCTTGATTGtatgtgtgaccttggagcttGTGTAAGCATCATGCTGCTTTCTATCTTTGTGCGATTGAATTTAGCTCCATTAAAGAAGTCGGCGGCGAGGTTTTCCTTAGCCGATAAAAGTGTGATCACGGTAACAGGAATAGCCGAAGATGTACTTATGGCGATCGAGGATTTGGTTTTTCCGGTTGACTTTTACATCCTTGAAATGCCTCCAACAGAAAATAGAAGCTCATCCTCCGTTctacttggtagacccttccttAAGACCTCTAAATTCAAGTTAGATGCCTTCACCGGCACATATTCCTTTGAGGTTGAAGACAAGACTATCAAGTTCAATTTggaagaagccatgaagcaTCCTCTTGAAGAGCATTCTGTTCTCCGATGTGATGTAATCGATGAAGTGGTAGCGGAAGTGCGAGAAGAAGACCATAACAAGTTGTGCTACCATATTGTTGAAGAGACGGATGACCAAGAAGGTGAACATGAGAAATTTGTTGAGAATGAACTCCATGAGCTTGATGAAAAGGAACCTCAGCTTGAGGCAAAGAGTGAATTGAAGCCTCTTCCATCTCATTTGAAGTATGCTTTCTTAGAGGACAACCAAAAGTTTCTGGTCATTATTGCTAGTGAGCTTTctagtgaagaagaagaaaagctcctagATGTTCTCAGAAAGTACAAGAAGGCAATTGGTTGGAGCCTAGCCGATATTGTGGGGATTGACCCTCGCAAGTGCATGCATCGTATATTTCTCCAAGAGGGAGCTAGGCTGGTTAGGCAACTGCAAAGGAGGCTCAACCCAACCATCCTCGATGTGGTAAAGAAGGAGGTCACTAGGCTACTTGATGCGGGTATCATATACCCGATTTCTGACAGTGAGTGGGTGAGTCCTGTCCAGGTTGTTCCCAAGAAATCAGGCATCACTGCGGTTAAAAAGGATGATGGTGAAGTGGTCACCAAGAGAGTACAAAACGCGTGGCGagtgtgcattgattatagaagatTGAACGCCGCTACAAGGAAGGACCACTACCCTTTGCCCTTTATCGATCAGATGTTGGACCGTTTGGCAGGTAAATCCCATTACTGCTTTCTTGATGGATTCACTGGTTACTTCCAGATTTACATTGCTCCTGAAGATCAGGAAAATACCACATTCACTTGCCCTTTTGGCACCTTTGCCTAcaaaaggatgccatttggactaTGTAATGCACCTGCTACTTTTCAGCGGTGCATGACTAATGTCTTTTCCGATCTAATGAAGAATTGtctggaagtctttatggatgacttcagTGTTTATGGAACTTCATTTGATTGTTTCTTAGAGAACTTGGCCAAGGTCTTAGCTAGATGTGTTGACACTAACCTTGTCTTGAATTttgagaaatgtcactttatggtaagACAAGGTATAGTGTTAGGACATGTAGTATCTCATGAAGGAATCTCTGTAGACCCAGCCAAGGTCGATGTTATCACCACTTTACCTTACCCCTCATCTGTGAGGGAGGTCCGCTTGTTTTtaggacatgcaggattctataggcgCTTTATCAAAGATTTCAGGAAAATTGCTTTGCCATTGTCGCGCCTACTCCAAAAAGATGTGGACTTTGAGTTTGACAGTGAATGTGTGAAAGATTTTAAAGAGCTAAGGAGTGTTCTTACCATGACACCGATTGTGCGAGGCTCCAGAGCCATTTGA